In a genomic window of Amphiprion ocellaris isolate individual 3 ecotype Okinawa chromosome 13, ASM2253959v1, whole genome shotgun sequence:
- the elovl6 gene encoding elongation of very long chain fatty acids protein 6 yields the protein MSVLALQEYEFERQFNEDEAIRWMQENWKKSFLFSALYAACILGGRHVMKQREKFELRKPLVLWSLTLAVFSIFGAIRTGSYMMYILMTKGLKQSVCDQSFYNGPVSKFWAYAFVLSKAPELGDTLFIVLRKQKLIFLHWYHHITVLLYSWYSYKDMVAGGGWFMTMNYLVHAVMYSYYALRAAGFKVSRKFAMFITLTQITQMLMGCVVNYLVYSWMQQGQECPSHMQNIVWSSLMYLSYFVLFVQFFFEAYFSKSKSSAAAVTKKSE from the exons gAAGAAGTCCTTTCTCTTCTCTGCACTCTACGCTGCCTGTATCCTGGGGGGCCGCCATGTCATGAAACAGAGGGAGAAGTTTGAGTTGAGAAAACCGTTGGTGCTATGGTCACTCACTCTTGCTGTATTCAG TATATTTGGTGCCATCCGTACTGGGAGTTACATGATGTACATTCTGATGACGAAAGGGCTTAAACAGTCTGTTTGTGACCAGAGTTTCTACAATGGGCCTGTCAGCAAGTTCTGGGCATATGCCTTCGTACTCAGTAAAGCACCAGAACTGG GTGACACTCTCTTCATTGTCCTGAGGAAACAGAAGCTCATCTTCCTCCATTGGTACCACCACATCACCGTGCTGCTCTACTCCTGGTATTCTTACAAAGACATGGTGGCCGGCGGCGGATGGTTCATGACCATGAACTATTTGGTCCACGCCGTCATGTACTCTTACTATGCCTTGAGAGCGGCCGGCTTCAAGGTGTCGCGCAAGTTCGCCATGTTCATCACACTAACCCAGATCACCCAGATGCTGATGGGCTGTGTGGTCAACTACCTGGTGTACTCGTGGATGCAGCAGGGCCAGGAGTGTCCATCCCACATGCAGAACATTGTGTGGTCGTCCCTCATGTACCTCAGCTACTTTGTGCTCTTTGTCCAGTTCTTTTTTGAAGCCTACTTCAGCAAGTCCAAATCATCGGCTGCGGCTGTCACCAAGAAAAGCGAGTAA